AAAGATGCACACCAGCAGCCCAGCACTGGAGGCcaggatggagaagacctccacagccaccatgcccttgcccttggtgctctggtaggcAGGGATGAATGTGACCCAGACACTAAGGAataccagcatgctgaatgtcaggaacttggcctcattgaatgtgtcaggcaggttcctcactaggaaagccacagtgaagctccctagggccagggttcctaagtatgccagcacacagtagaaagcagtagctgagcccttattgcataaaatgatgacatgagcatgttcagagtgtacatctatgtcaatatagggaggagaggttcccagccacactccagagagaataag
The Meriones unguiculatus strain TT.TT164.6M chromosome 13 unlocalized genomic scaffold, Bangor_MerUng_6.1 Chr13_unordered_Scaffold_34, whole genome shotgun sequence DNA segment above includes these coding regions:
- the LOC132650858 gene encoding vomeronasal type-2 receptor 116-like, with protein sequence ITVILAFRIMKPGRTMRRLFVSGIYNAVIPICVLIQLILSGVWLGTSPPYIDIDVHSEHAHVIILCNKGSATAFYCVLAYLGTLALGSFTVAFLVRNLPDTFNEAKFLTFSMLVFLSVWVTFIPAYQSTKGKGMVAVEVFSILASSAGLLVCIFFPKCYIILLRPDKNSLRHLKNKN